The following coding sequences lie in one Arachis ipaensis cultivar K30076 chromosome B05, Araip1.1, whole genome shotgun sequence genomic window:
- the LOC107641182 gene encoding uncharacterized protein LOC107641182: MVVADGDGGGVRRRVEAALAALVNQINTMNQSNVNKAQTNPTLDPVSPYFLHPGKNPRSAIVTVTLVGNNFQKWERDMWKALKSKNKIKFVDGSIQRPPEDDVLFEACDRCNTHIVSWINHSLSPEIAQSVMWINSAEELWKELRYRYSNGDVYRIAELEEELFATK, translated from the coding sequence GCATTAGCTGCATTGGTGAATCAAATCAATACGATGAATCAGTCAAATGTAAACAAAGCTCAGACAAATCCAACTTTAGACCCGGTAAGTCCTTATTTTTTACATCCTGGAAAAAATCCAAGATCAGCGATAGTTACAGTTACCTTGGTaggaaataattttcaaaaatgggAAAGAGATATGTGGAAAGCGTTGAAATCCAAGAACAAGATAAAATTTGTTGATGGCTCAATCCAACGGCCACCAGAGGATGATGTGTTGTTTGAAGCGTGTGACCGTTGTAATACACACATTGTTTCTTGGATTAATCATTCTTTAAGCCCTGAAATTGCTCAAAGCGTCATGTGGATAAACTCAGCTGAGGAATTGTGGAAAGAATTAAGGTACAGATACAGTAATGGTGATGTGTATAGGATAGCAGAATTAGAGGAAGAATTGTTTGCAACTAAGTAA